In the genome of Bombus affinis isolate iyBomAffi1 chromosome 7, iyBomAffi1.2, whole genome shotgun sequence, one region contains:
- the LOC126918517 gene encoding centrosomal protein of 152 kDa-like isoform X3 produces the protein MEGPGLSLFLGSENIQLNTNIQDLEEDEEQEDAKQRNKEIKDLLDNAFDDLDDESDTSSINDSHYQDSTKGSEVTNTMLNSPQRIISSKDQTVSQLQKEFGIYDHVKNSNNYDSTIINHRSEIEIAPSISNIQRDFDVYDQTDTPYSKNNKDNDMHNIIAETPYELTRLPNSGFPKDLRTQVEEDYTFNENYSYNYHTPANHYDAQGKNYSNNGYIDGYDNNVQCKQIHEFGGGDNVTSDHINHCYKTSPNGRPTDDGVAYKMAEYDSKEQLEVLYTVRMKEVKRLTEELQQVRLEKEEEKNQLSRKITLLQADIERSNISRNQTQHALVDAKAEIADLHNQITSMNEKNAVLEKTNQNMTEELNVARDSVIELQQKITVLERVQALQANDKTHEKFLKQAQEKHAVEMKNMQIQIDVLTDKLNAKEASYVALENKLADVRRANETLMVEKGDTMNRLAQALEESQTQCRNLMATNNAQQVMQLQAQIKVLTQEREEMQKMIQELQNKLEIAKNDAAQYDSLLATTLEEESDSIRQMKLGDFHNKSKSKPYDDITSKLRGELQRCLAGQAVKRKEITRLENTLSQKEKEIDKALTAADTCRQEASRYAKRVNELEQELKSVLTNEALKANAQIQKLSNHLSDVKKQCESLREEKTKLEQKLKETLAINEETLIKLHQENINQQEKDTINEYNKEYLEIHAKAVERVRQEARVEVVQLSVQLEQTQKELDRVKELYIDICSTKEQLISEHKSEIKMLREKYTSLEEREIDIEKYQYDLRAQVKIAEKLTEECDMYRNKVIELEKDLNCERKKKDEYTNKIHQEIEKAKEEALNELRNAHPNQEISVHLPDHCSEHLEKINQLEEDCKRLEDKLHAAVKEHKKVLEYQSALDDAKLKTAQMEISQESWKKKYENAISERNNLITKISKLDSELSSIKRNSKIEDSDDVKLKVPQYQIENEDLKNKCDSLISETSIYKDKIAQLEVELSETKNLIGNFEGRLKKNSEISSNSKCVLEKELSHYKDLATQLSIKINHLKAGRKSNHVMEQRIKQLETDLQGKEEELERLKDFDKIKMERDQFVLKLKNQAKQFEQYVKHQKQVFPELNLSPGSSSDGTDFLKIREVMVKELREEMEQKVHEELKRIEEHDRKKRNELEETYKAVLIQFSKLKNICHEKTQEVENLKVAKERFSQMIETCYKELVAKQLEIEKLQEELKQKESDVDEERNLMAKVMTKWVREIWEVKDKEVEMNEKLQQLQESEENLKTEIKTLKEREKEMKSNIDTLKMKYQSAKKIANNYKEYAVNQEKFSLSEGKRIEEGYKKAMNQLQQKLDAIVSTQEEKLKEIECQYTERIEQMRLTQKYKRDRPIRGVDYQILTGIYDPR, from the exons ATGGAGGGTCCAGGTCTGAGCTTATTTTTAGGTTCAGAAAATATCCAACTAAATACAAATATACAAGACttagaagaagatgaagaacaAGAAGATGCTAAGCAACGTAATAAAGAG atCAAGGATCTCTTGGACAATGCATTTGATGATTTAGATGATGAATCTGACACTAGTTCTATTAATGACAGCCATTATCAAGACAGTACTAAAGGATCAGAAGTTACTAATACTATGTTAAATTCTCCTCAAAGAATTATATCATCCAAAGATCAAACTGTATCTCAATTACAGAAAGAATTTGGTATTTATGATCATgtcaaaaattcaaataactATGATAGTACTATAATAAATCATAGGTCGGAGATAGAAATCGCTCCTTCAATCTCCAATATACAAAGAGACTTTGATGTATATGATCAAACTGATACTCCATATTCTAAAAATAATAAGGATAATGATATGCATAATATTATTGCTGAAACACCTTATGAACTAACAAGATTACCAAACTCTGGATTTCCTAAAGATTTAAGAACACAAGTTGAGGAAGATTatacatttaatgaaaattattcgtataattatcatacaccAGCTAATCATTATGATGCTCAAggtaaaaattattcaaataatgGTTATATCGATGGATATGAcaataatgtacaatgtaagCAAATTCATGAGTTTGGAGGTGGTGACAATGTTACATCTGATCATATAAATCATTGTTACAAAACAAGTCCAAATGGCAGACCAACAGATGATGGTGTAGCTTATAAAATGGCCGAGTATGATAGTAAGGAACAATTAGAAGTTTTATATACAGTGCGAATGAAAGAAGTTAAGCGATTAACAGAAGAATTGCAACAAGTTCGgttggaaaaagaagaagagaagaatcAGCTTAGTAGGAAAATAACACTTTTACAGGCTGATATTGAAAGATCAAACATATCTAGAAATCAAACGCAACATGCTTTGG TTGATGCAAAGGCTGAGATTGCTGATCTTCATAATCAAATAACATCAATGAACGAGAAAAATGCAGTTTTAGAGAAAACTAATCAAAAT aTGACAGAAGAATTAAATGTCGCAAGAGATTCTGTAATAGAATTACAACAAAAAATAACTGTATTAGAAAGAGTACAAGCATTACAAGCAAATGATAAAACACATGAAAAATTTTTGAAACAAGCGCAAGAGAAACATGCTGTTGAAATGAAGAATATGCAAATTCAAATAGATGTTCTTACTGACAAACTTAATGCAAAG GAAGCATCTTATGTCGCTTTGGAAAATAAATTAGCTGATGTAAGAAGGGCAAATGAAACATTAATGGTAGAGAAAGGAGATACAATGAATCGTTTAGCACAAGCATTAGAAGAAAGTCAGACGCAGTGTCGAAATCTTATGGCTACAAATAACGCTCAGCAAGTAATGCAGCTTCAAGCACAAATTAAAGTTTTAACacaagaaagagaagaaatgcAAAAAATGATTCAAGAATTACAG aataaattaGAGATAGCAAAAAATGATGCTGCACAGTATGATTCATTGTTAGCTACAACATTAGAAGAAGAATCTGATTCTATTAGACAAATGAAATTAGGCGATTTTCATAATAAATCAAAATCAAAACCCTATGATGATATCACAAGTAAATTAAGGGGAGAATTGCAAAG ATGTTTAGCTGGACAAGCTgtcaaaaggaaagaaataactCGATTAGAAAATACTTTatcacaaaaagaaaaagaaattgataAAGCTTTAACTGCAGCAGATACATGTCGACAAGAAGCATCTCGATACGCTAAACGTGTTAATGAATTAGAACAAGAATTGAAATCTGTACTTACGAATGAAGCTTTGAAAGCAAATGCTCAAATACAGAAGTTGTCCAATCATCTCAGTGATGTAAAAAAACAATGCGAATCATtgagagaagaaaaaacaaaattagAACAGAAATTAAAAGAAACATTAGCAATTAATGAAGAAACACTTATAAAATTACATCAAGAAAACATAAATCAGCAAGAAAAAGACACCATTAATGAGTACAATaaagaatatttagaaatacaTGCTAAAGCTGTAGAACGAGTTAGACAAGAAGCACGAGTTGAAGTAGTGCAATTATC TGTGCAATTGGAACAAACGCAAAAAGAGTTGGATCGCGTTAAAGAATTGTATATAGATATCTGTAGTACAAAAGAACAATTAATAAGTGAACACAAATCTGAAATCAAAATGTTAAGAGAAAAATATACTAGCTTAGAAGAACGTGAAATAGATATAGAAAAATACCAATATGATTTAAGGGCACAAGTAAAGATAGCAGAAAAATTAACGGAAGAGTGCGACATGTACAGAAATAAAGTAATTGAATTAGAAAAAGATCTAAATtgtgaaaggaagaagaaagatgAATACACAAACAAAATTCACCAAGAAATTGAAAAAG CTAAAGAAGAAGCTTTAAATGAATTACGCAATGCCCACCCTAACCAAGAAATAAGTGTTCACTTGCCAGATCATTGTTCCGAACATTTAGAAAAAATAAATCAG TTGGAAGAAGATTGTAAACGTTTAGAAGATAAACTACATGCTGCAGTTAAAGAACATAAAAAAGTATTGGAATATCAATCTGCCTTAGATGATGCTAAATTAAAGACAGCACAGATGGAAATATCTCAAGAATCTTggaaaaagaaatatgaaaatgcAATTAGTGAAAGGAATAATCTTATTACTAAAATTTCTAAACTTGATTCTGAATTATCAAGTATCAAGCGAAATTCAAAGATTGAAGACTCTGATGATGTAAAATTAAAAGTACCTCAGTATCAAATAGAAAAtgaagatttaaaaaataaatgtgaCAGTTTAATTAGTGAAACAAGCATTTATAAAGATAAAATCGCGCAGTTAGAAGTAGAATTATCAGAAACGAAAAATCTAATTGGAAATTTCGAGGGCAGGTTAAAAAAAAATAGTGAAATATCATCAAATTCAAAATGTGTATTGGAAAAAGAACTTTCTCACTACAAAGATTTGGCGACACAATTAAGTATTAAGATAAATCATCTGAAGGCTGGAAGAAAAAGTAATCATGTTATGGAGCAAAGAATCAAACAACTAGAAACAGATTTACAAGGAAAGGAAGAGGAACTAGAAAGATTAAAAGACTTTgacaaaataaaaatggaaagagATCAATTTGTTTTAAAGTTAAAAAATCAAGCTAAACAATTTGAACAATACGTTAAGCATCAAAAGCAAGTATTTCCTGAATTAAATTTATCACCAGGTAGTTCAAGTGATGGCACAGATTTTCTAAAAATAAGGGAAGTTATGGTAAAAGAGTTACGCGAAGAGATGGAACAGAAGGTACATGAAGAACTTAAACGTATAGAGGAACATGATCGAAAAAAAAGGAATGAGTTAGAAGAAACATATAAAGCAGTTTTAATACAgttttcaaaattaaaaaatatatgtcaCGAAAAGACGCAGGaagtagaaaatttaaaagtggCGAAGGAACGATTTAGTCAAATGATTGAAACTTGTTATAAGGAATTGGTAGCAAAACAGTTGGAAATCGAAAAGTTGCAAGAAgaattaaaacaaaaagaaagtgATGTGGATGAAGAGAGAAATCTAATGGCTAAAGTTATGACTAAATGGGTTAGAGAAATTTGGGAAGTAAAAGATAAAGAAGTtgaaatgaatgaaaaattacaGCAGTTACAGGAAAgtgaagaaaatttgaaaacaGAGATAAAAACgttaaaagaaagagaaaaagaaatgaaaagtaATATCGATacgttaaaaatgaaatatcagtCGGCAAAAAAGATTGCGAACAACTACAAg GAGTATGCAGTGAATCAAGAGAAATTTTCATTAAGTGAAGGTAAACGTATAGAAGAAGGATACAAAAAAGCCATGAATCAACTACAACAAAAGCTTGATGCAATAGTTAGTACTCAAGAAGAAAAACTTAAAGAAATTGAATGTCAGTATACTGAAAGAATAGAACAAATGCGACTTACACAGAAGTACAAAA GGGATCGACcaattcgtggcgtcgattatcaaaTCTTAACGGGAATTTATGATCCTCGTTGA
- the LOC126918517 gene encoding centrosomal protein of 152 kDa-like isoform X2, whose translation MEGPGLSLFLGSENIQLNTNIQDLEEDEEQEDAKQRNKEIKDLLDNAFDDLDDESDTSSINDSHYQDSTKGSEVTNTMLNSPQRIISSKDQTVSQLQKEFGIYDHVKNSNNYDSTIINHRSEIEIAPSISNIQRDFDVYDQTDTPYSKNNKDNDMHNIIAETPYELTRLPNSGFPKDLRTQVEEDYTFNENYSYNYHTPANHYDAQGKNYSNNGYIDGYDNNVQCKQIHEFGGGDNVTSDHINHCYKTSPNGRPTDDGVAYKMAEYDSKEQLEVLYTVRMKEVKRLTEELQQVRLEKEEEKNQLSRKITLLQADIERSNISRNQTQHALVDAKAEIADLHNQITSMNEKNAVLEKTNQNMTEELNVARDSVIELQQKITVLERVQALQANDKTHEKFLKQAQEKHAVEMKNMQIQIDVLTDKLNAKLFNMDSNNHCIWEASYVALENKLADVRRANETLMVEKGDTMNRLAQALEESQTQCRNLMATNNAQQVMQLQAQIKVLTQEREEMQKMIQELQNKLEIAKNDAAQYDSLLATTLEEESDSIRQMKLGDFHNKSKSKPYDDITSKLRGELQRCLAGQAVKRKEITRLENTLSQKEKEIDKALTAADTCRQEASRYAKRVNELEQELKSVLTNEALKANAQIQKLSNHLSDVKKQCESLREEKTKLEQKLKETLAINEETLIKLHQENINQQEKDTINEYNKEYLEIHAKAVERVRQEARVEVVQLSVQLEQTQKELDRVKELYIDICSTKEQLISEHKSEIKMLREKYTSLEEREIDIEKYQYDLRAQVKIAEKLTEECDMYRNKVIELEKDLNCERKKKDEYTNKIHQEIEKAKEEALNELRNAHPNQEISVHLPDHCSEHLEKINQLEEDCKRLEDKLHAAVKEHKKVLEYQSALDDAKLKTAQMEISQESWKKKYENAISERNNLITKISKLDSELSSIKRNSKIEDSDDVKLKVPQYQIENEDLKNKCDSLISETSIYKDKIAQLEVELSETKNLIGNFEGRLKKNSEISSNSKCVLEKELSHYKDLATQLSIKINHLKAGRKSNHVMEQRIKQLETDLQGKEEELERLKDFDKIKMERDQFVLKLKNQAKQFEQYVKHQKQVFPELNLSPGSSSDGTDFLKIREVMVKELREEMEQKVHEELKRIEEHDRKKRNELEETYKAVLIQFSKLKNICHEKTQEVENLKVAKERFSQMIETCYKELVAKQLEIEKLQEELKQKESDVDEERNLMAKVMTKWVREIWEVKDKEVEMNEKLQQLQESEENLKTEIKTLKEREKEMKSNIDTLKMKYQSAKKIANNYKEYAVNQEKFSLSEGKRIEEGYKKAMNQLQQKLDAIVSTQEEKLKEIECQYTERIEQMRLTQKYKRDRPIRGVDYQILTGIYDPR comes from the exons ATGGAGGGTCCAGGTCTGAGCTTATTTTTAGGTTCAGAAAATATCCAACTAAATACAAATATACAAGACttagaagaagatgaagaacaAGAAGATGCTAAGCAACGTAATAAAGAG atCAAGGATCTCTTGGACAATGCATTTGATGATTTAGATGATGAATCTGACACTAGTTCTATTAATGACAGCCATTATCAAGACAGTACTAAAGGATCAGAAGTTACTAATACTATGTTAAATTCTCCTCAAAGAATTATATCATCCAAAGATCAAACTGTATCTCAATTACAGAAAGAATTTGGTATTTATGATCATgtcaaaaattcaaataactATGATAGTACTATAATAAATCATAGGTCGGAGATAGAAATCGCTCCTTCAATCTCCAATATACAAAGAGACTTTGATGTATATGATCAAACTGATACTCCATATTCTAAAAATAATAAGGATAATGATATGCATAATATTATTGCTGAAACACCTTATGAACTAACAAGATTACCAAACTCTGGATTTCCTAAAGATTTAAGAACACAAGTTGAGGAAGATTatacatttaatgaaaattattcgtataattatcatacaccAGCTAATCATTATGATGCTCAAggtaaaaattattcaaataatgGTTATATCGATGGATATGAcaataatgtacaatgtaagCAAATTCATGAGTTTGGAGGTGGTGACAATGTTACATCTGATCATATAAATCATTGTTACAAAACAAGTCCAAATGGCAGACCAACAGATGATGGTGTAGCTTATAAAATGGCCGAGTATGATAGTAAGGAACAATTAGAAGTTTTATATACAGTGCGAATGAAAGAAGTTAAGCGATTAACAGAAGAATTGCAACAAGTTCGgttggaaaaagaagaagagaagaatcAGCTTAGTAGGAAAATAACACTTTTACAGGCTGATATTGAAAGATCAAACATATCTAGAAATCAAACGCAACATGCTTTGG TTGATGCAAAGGCTGAGATTGCTGATCTTCATAATCAAATAACATCAATGAACGAGAAAAATGCAGTTTTAGAGAAAACTAATCAAAAT aTGACAGAAGAATTAAATGTCGCAAGAGATTCTGTAATAGAATTACAACAAAAAATAACTGTATTAGAAAGAGTACAAGCATTACAAGCAAATGATAAAACACATGAAAAATTTTTGAAACAAGCGCAAGAGAAACATGCTGTTGAAATGAAGAATATGCAAATTCAAATAGATGTTCTTACTGACAAACTTAATGCAAAG CTGTTCAATATGGATTCCAACAATCATTGTATTTGG GAAGCATCTTATGTCGCTTTGGAAAATAAATTAGCTGATGTAAGAAGGGCAAATGAAACATTAATGGTAGAGAAAGGAGATACAATGAATCGTTTAGCACAAGCATTAGAAGAAAGTCAGACGCAGTGTCGAAATCTTATGGCTACAAATAACGCTCAGCAAGTAATGCAGCTTCAAGCACAAATTAAAGTTTTAACacaagaaagagaagaaatgcAAAAAATGATTCAAGAATTACAG aataaattaGAGATAGCAAAAAATGATGCTGCACAGTATGATTCATTGTTAGCTACAACATTAGAAGAAGAATCTGATTCTATTAGACAAATGAAATTAGGCGATTTTCATAATAAATCAAAATCAAAACCCTATGATGATATCACAAGTAAATTAAGGGGAGAATTGCAAAG ATGTTTAGCTGGACAAGCTgtcaaaaggaaagaaataactCGATTAGAAAATACTTTatcacaaaaagaaaaagaaattgataAAGCTTTAACTGCAGCAGATACATGTCGACAAGAAGCATCTCGATACGCTAAACGTGTTAATGAATTAGAACAAGAATTGAAATCTGTACTTACGAATGAAGCTTTGAAAGCAAATGCTCAAATACAGAAGTTGTCCAATCATCTCAGTGATGTAAAAAAACAATGCGAATCATtgagagaagaaaaaacaaaattagAACAGAAATTAAAAGAAACATTAGCAATTAATGAAGAAACACTTATAAAATTACATCAAGAAAACATAAATCAGCAAGAAAAAGACACCATTAATGAGTACAATaaagaatatttagaaatacaTGCTAAAGCTGTAGAACGAGTTAGACAAGAAGCACGAGTTGAAGTAGTGCAATTATC TGTGCAATTGGAACAAACGCAAAAAGAGTTGGATCGCGTTAAAGAATTGTATATAGATATCTGTAGTACAAAAGAACAATTAATAAGTGAACACAAATCTGAAATCAAAATGTTAAGAGAAAAATATACTAGCTTAGAAGAACGTGAAATAGATATAGAAAAATACCAATATGATTTAAGGGCACAAGTAAAGATAGCAGAAAAATTAACGGAAGAGTGCGACATGTACAGAAATAAAGTAATTGAATTAGAAAAAGATCTAAATtgtgaaaggaagaagaaagatgAATACACAAACAAAATTCACCAAGAAATTGAAAAAG CTAAAGAAGAAGCTTTAAATGAATTACGCAATGCCCACCCTAACCAAGAAATAAGTGTTCACTTGCCAGATCATTGTTCCGAACATTTAGAAAAAATAAATCAG TTGGAAGAAGATTGTAAACGTTTAGAAGATAAACTACATGCTGCAGTTAAAGAACATAAAAAAGTATTGGAATATCAATCTGCCTTAGATGATGCTAAATTAAAGACAGCACAGATGGAAATATCTCAAGAATCTTggaaaaagaaatatgaaaatgcAATTAGTGAAAGGAATAATCTTATTACTAAAATTTCTAAACTTGATTCTGAATTATCAAGTATCAAGCGAAATTCAAAGATTGAAGACTCTGATGATGTAAAATTAAAAGTACCTCAGTATCAAATAGAAAAtgaagatttaaaaaataaatgtgaCAGTTTAATTAGTGAAACAAGCATTTATAAAGATAAAATCGCGCAGTTAGAAGTAGAATTATCAGAAACGAAAAATCTAATTGGAAATTTCGAGGGCAGGTTAAAAAAAAATAGTGAAATATCATCAAATTCAAAATGTGTATTGGAAAAAGAACTTTCTCACTACAAAGATTTGGCGACACAATTAAGTATTAAGATAAATCATCTGAAGGCTGGAAGAAAAAGTAATCATGTTATGGAGCAAAGAATCAAACAACTAGAAACAGATTTACAAGGAAAGGAAGAGGAACTAGAAAGATTAAAAGACTTTgacaaaataaaaatggaaagagATCAATTTGTTTTAAAGTTAAAAAATCAAGCTAAACAATTTGAACAATACGTTAAGCATCAAAAGCAAGTATTTCCTGAATTAAATTTATCACCAGGTAGTTCAAGTGATGGCACAGATTTTCTAAAAATAAGGGAAGTTATGGTAAAAGAGTTACGCGAAGAGATGGAACAGAAGGTACATGAAGAACTTAAACGTATAGAGGAACATGATCGAAAAAAAAGGAATGAGTTAGAAGAAACATATAAAGCAGTTTTAATACAgttttcaaaattaaaaaatatatgtcaCGAAAAGACGCAGGaagtagaaaatttaaaagtggCGAAGGAACGATTTAGTCAAATGATTGAAACTTGTTATAAGGAATTGGTAGCAAAACAGTTGGAAATCGAAAAGTTGCAAGAAgaattaaaacaaaaagaaagtgATGTGGATGAAGAGAGAAATCTAATGGCTAAAGTTATGACTAAATGGGTTAGAGAAATTTGGGAAGTAAAAGATAAAGAAGTtgaaatgaatgaaaaattacaGCAGTTACAGGAAAgtgaagaaaatttgaaaacaGAGATAAAAACgttaaaagaaagagaaaaagaaatgaaaagtaATATCGATacgttaaaaatgaaatatcagtCGGCAAAAAAGATTGCGAACAACTACAAg GAGTATGCAGTGAATCAAGAGAAATTTTCATTAAGTGAAGGTAAACGTATAGAAGAAGGATACAAAAAAGCCATGAATCAACTACAACAAAAGCTTGATGCAATAGTTAGTACTCAAGAAGAAAAACTTAAAGAAATTGAATGTCAGTATACTGAAAGAATAGAACAAATGCGACTTACACAGAAGTACAAAA GGGATCGACcaattcgtggcgtcgattatcaaaTCTTAACGGGAATTTATGATCCTCGTTGA